A genomic window from Sorex araneus isolate mSorAra2 chromosome 2, mSorAra2.pri, whole genome shotgun sequence includes:
- the LOC129401656 gene encoding patr class I histocompatibility antigen, B-2 alpha chain-like gives MWEPRPLLLLLSGALALTQTQAGPHSLRYFHTAVSRPGGEPRFITVGYVDDTQFVRFDSDSASQRKEPRAPWVEQEGPEYWERETQISKNNAQRFRVSLNILRGYYNQSEADSHTYQRMTSCDVGSDGRLLRGYDQFSYDGADYIALNEDLRSWTAAAGTQAWRTQRKWEQEGQAERSRNYLENTCMQGLLRYLEHGKDTLLRAEAPRSHITHHPFSDQEVTLRCWALGFYPADITLTWQRDGEDLTQDTELVETRPAGDGTFQKWAAVVVPSGEEQIYTCRVQHQGLPEPVTLRWEPPSQPTILTVGIIVGLAVLGAVVTGTVVAAVISRRKRSGKMGAGLLKKDTFTPISWG, from the exons ATGTGGGAGCCGcgacccctcctgctgctgctctcgggggccctggccctgacccagacccaggcgg gcccccactccctgcggtATTTCCACACCGCCGTgtcccggcccggcggggagccCCGCTTCATCACCGTCGGCTACGTGGACGACACGCAGTTCGTGCGCTTCGACAGCGACTCGGCGAGTCAGAGGAAAGAGCCGCGGGCGCcgtgggtggagcaggagggacccgagtacTGGGAGCGGGAGACGCAAATCTCCAAGAATAACGCACAGCGTTTCCGAGTGTCCCTGAACATCCTGCGCGGCTACTACAACCAGAGCGAGGCGG ACTCTCACACCTACCAGAGGATGACCAGCTGCGACGTGGGGTCCGACGGGCGCCTCCTGCGCGGGTATGATCAATTCTCCTACGACGGCGCCGACTACATCGCCCTGAACGAGGACCTGCGCTCCTGGACTGCGGCGGCGGgcacgcaggcttggagaacccagcgcaAGTGGGAGCAGGAGGGTCAGGCTGAGCGCAGCAGGAACTACCTGGAGAACACCTGCATGCAGGGTCTCCTCAGATACCTGGAGCACGGGAAGGACACGCTGCTGCGCGCAG aagcccccagaagccacatcacgcaccaccccttctctgaccaggaggtcaccctgaggtgctgggccctgggcttctaccctgcTGACATCACCCTGACTTGGCAGCGTGATGGGGAGGAcctgacccaggacacagagctaGTGGAGACCAGGcctgcaggggatggaaccttccagaagtgggcggctgtggtggtgccttctggagaggagcagatatacacgtgccgtgtgcagcaccaggggctgccggagcctgtcaccctgagatggg agcccccttctcagcccaccatCCTCACTGTGGGCATCATTGTCGGCCTGGCTGTCCTCGGGGCTGTGGTCACTGGAactgtggtggcagctgtgatcaGCAGGAGGAAGCGCTCAGGTAAGATGGGGGCGG GTTTGCTCAAGAAAGACACTTTCACCCCCATaagctggggatga